The proteins below are encoded in one region of uncultured Eubacteriales bacterium:
- a CDS encoding conserved hypothetical protein (Evidence 4 : Homologs of previously reported genes of unknown function) has protein sequence MAQENIPLEYKGHPLRRKDNLIYYGSMADKYIIMLQVLESKKTGDLEVATKVALQLQLTDPDLKSRDRVVKKSEKESLYTAMDLAAVWLERALAGK, from the coding sequence ATGGCACAGGAAAATATACCGCTTGAATATAAAGGACACCCCCTCCGCCGCAAGGACAACTTGATCTATTACGGCAGCATGGCCGATAAATACATTATCATGCTTCAGGTACTGGAGAGCAAGAAGACCGGCGACCTGGAGGTTGCCACCAAGGTGGCCCTCCAGCTCCAGCTGACCGACCCTGACTTGAAGAGCCGGGACCGCGTGGTTAAAAAATCAGAGAAAGAGAGCCTGTACACCGCCATGGACTTGGCTGCTGTCTGGCTTGAGCGGGCCCTGGCGGGCAAATAA